The window TTTTTCCTCCAAGAGAAACACCTGCGCCAGACAGGCTGGGTCCGTCTCGACGTTAACATTCCCTCGACTAGGTAGTTCCGTTCTTCCGGATTCAGACCATCGGGTGGGTAACAaacagcctcctcccccttccccggaGCCTCCTGAAGAGTTGCGTCGTCCCCTCCCCCCGCGCCCGCGAGGATGGTGGACGTGTTCAGCGGAAGGTTCCTTACGAACAAGGACGGGCACGCGGTGGAGCCCGAGGAAGCCCTGCAGAACAAGGTCGTGGGCTTGTACTTTTCGGCCGCGTGGTGTTCCCTGTGCCGCGAATTCACCCCAGTCCTGTGCGACTTCTACAGCGAGCTGGTGGAGGAAGCGCCCTCGCCGGCCCCTTTCGAGATCGTCTTCATCTCCTCCGACCGCAGCTCCGAAGAGATGGTGAATTACATGCAAGACATGCATGGGGACTGGCTGGCGCTGCCTTTCCACGATCCTTTCAAGCAGTGAGTATGAAATGCCAGGCGTCGCTTTGCCACGTGCCGGTGAGGGCAACGGCCTGCGCGATGGCGGGAAGGGGACGCCTTCCTTTTGCGGGTGGATCGCAGTTTCTCAACAAGAAATGCCGGGTCCCAAGCACGTCCCTGAAGTGCTGTTCCGTGTATTcaatgcgcggggggggggggggtggaggagcaaACTGTCTCGCCTTTGTGATCGGTTCACATCTACGTCGAGGTGATCTAAACTGAATCACTGGATGATTTTACCACCAGAAGACTTTGTAGGAGATGAAAAGTATTTAAGGTGAAATCCTTGTGAAGCCACAAGCAAAATCCGGAAAGGGGCAGATGGGCGGATAAAGGGGAAGGGCTCAGGTTCAGCTGAACTCCTGGCAAGATCAGCCAaaagggattgggggggggggggcggctgctgGGAAGGAGCTCCCTCCCTCACAATGCCAGGTCCCCAAGAGCTGCCCTTCATGGTGATGT is drawn from Heteronotia binoei isolate CCM8104 ecotype False Entrance Well chromosome 4, APGP_CSIRO_Hbin_v1, whole genome shotgun sequence and contains these coding sequences:
- the NXNL2 gene encoding nucleoredoxin-like protein 2, giving the protein MVDVFSGRFLTNKDGHAVEPEEALQNKVVGLYFSAAWCSLCREFTPVLCDFYSELVEEAPSPAPFEIVFISSDRSSEEMVNYMQDMHGDWLALPFHDPFKHELKKKYNITAIPKLVIVKQTGEVITDKGRKHIRERGLNCFRNWVEGADVFENFCT